In Strongyloides ratti genome assembly S_ratti_ED321, scaffold srae_chrx_scaffold0000002, a single window of DNA contains:
- a CDS encoding Histone-lysine N-methyltransferase SETMAR, with protein sequence MPFINEIRIIFLYKIKSRTNTLRTARNLNEAFGENLISQRDENFENEEHERPESEVDNEELKRVVESNPRQTVREIAGTLEVLKSSISRHLQQIEKVKKLDQWIPHELTESQKMLRLETFNRKGPIFLHDNARSHVSRITLQKLNELKFETLFHPPYSPDLSPTDFYFFKQLD encoded by the exons atgccttttattaatgaaattcgcattatttttctatataaaatcaaaagCAGAACAAATACATTAAGAACAGCGCGAAATTTAAATGAAGCTTTTGGAGAAAATCTTATTAGCC aaaGAGATGAAAACTTTGAGAATGAGGAGCATGAGAGACCGGAATCAGAAGTGGATAACGAAGAGCTGAAGCGCGTAGTAGAATCCAATCCACGTCAAACGGTCAGAGAAATTGCGGGGACATTAGAAGTTTTAAAATCTAGCATTTCACGCCATTTGCAGCAAATTGAAAAAGTGAAAAAGCTAGATCAATGGATACCCCATGAACTGACCGAAAGTCAAAAAATGTTGCGTCTTGAAACTT TCAATAGAAAAGGGCCAATTTTTCTTCATGATAACGCGCGCTCACATGTTTCAAGAATCACGCTTCAGAAGCTgaatgaattaaaatttgaaactCTCTTTCATCCTCCTTATTCTCCAGATCTTTCTCCAACAGACTTCTATTTTTTCAAGCAGTTGGACTAA